DNA from bacterium HR11:
CGCCGCCCGCTGGTACAGGAACACGGCGACTTCGTTGTTGGCCCGCAGGAGCTCGTCGGTCGCCCGCCGGATCCGGTCGACGCCGCCTTCCTGGAGGGCTTGCCGGCAGTCCTGGATGGCCTTCTCCAGCCGCTGGACCAGGTCGCTGGGGATGCGCTCCCGGTTCTCCCGCAGGAGCTTTTCGGTCTGATAGATCAGGTTGTCGGCCCGGTTCCGCTCCTCGACCTCCTCCTTCCGACGGCGGTCCTCCTCGGCGTACCGTTCGGCCTCCCGGACCATGCGCTCGACCTCTTCCTTGGTCAGGCCGCTGGAGGCCGTCACCGTGACCTTCTGCTCCCGACCCGTCGCCAGGTCCCGGGCGCTCACGTGGAGGATGCCGTTGGCGTCGATCTCGAAGGTCACCTCGATCTGGGGCACGCCGCGCGGGGCCGGCGGGATGCCGTCCAGGATGAAGCGGGCCAGCGTCCGGTTGTCCTTCGCCAGGGGGCGCTCGCCTTGAGTGACGTGGATCTCGACGCTCGTCTGGTTGTCGGCCGCCGTCGTGAAGATCTCACTCCGGCGGGTCGGGATCGTCGTGTTCCGGGGGATCAACACGTGGACGACCCCGCCCAGGGTCTCGACGCCCAACGACAGGGGCGTCACGTCCAGCAGGAGGATCTCCCGGAACTCGCCCGCCAGGACGGCCGCCTGGATGGCCGCCCCGACGGCCACGACCTCATCGGGATTGACGCCCTTGTGGGGCTCCTTCCCGAAGAAGTCCCGGACGATCTGCTGGACCCGGGGGATGCGGGTCGAACCGCCGACCAGGATGACGGCGTCGATCTGCTCGGGCCGGAGCTTGGCGTCCTCGAGGGCCTGCCGGCACGGCGGGATCAGCCGCTGGAGGATGTCCTCGACCAAGGATTCGAACTTGGCCCGGGTCAGCCGGAGCTGGATGTGCTTCGGACCCGTGGCGTCGGCCGTGATAAACGGCAGGTTGATCTCCGTCTCCAGCGAGGAGGACAGCTCGATCTTGGCCTTCTCGGCGGCGTCCCGAATCCGCTGGAGGGCCATCCGGTCCTGACTCAGGTCGATGCCCGTCTCCCGCCGGAACTCCTCCATGATCCACTCCATCAGCCGCCGGTCGATGTCGTCCCCGCCGAGGTGCGTGTCCCCGTTCGTCGCCTTGACCTCAAAGACGCCCTCGCCGATCTCGAGGATCGAGATGTCGAAGGTCCCGCCCCCGAAGTCAAAGACGGCGATCGTACCTTCCTTCTTCTTGTCAAAGCCATACGCCAGGGCGGCCGCCGTCGGCTCGTTGACGAGCCGGACGACCTCGAGGCCGGCGATGGCCCCGGCATCCTTGGTCGCCTGGCGCTGGGCGTCATTGAAGTAGGCCGGGACCGTGATGACGGCCTTCTCGACCTTCTCACCGAGGTACGCCTCGGCGGCCTCCTTCAGGTAGCGCAAGATTTGGGCCGAGACCTCCGGCGGGGAGAAGACCTTCCCGGCAATCTCGACCCGGGCGTCGTCGTGGGGTCCCCGAACGACCTTATAGGGGACCCGCTTGATTTCCTCCAGGACCTCGTCGTAGCGACGCCCCATGAAGCGCTTGATGGAGAAGACCGTGTTCTCCGGGTTGATGAGCATCTGGCGCTTGGCCGCCGGGCCGACCAGCCGCTCCCCGTTCTTGGTGATGGCAAACATCGAGGGTGTCGTGCGCCCGCCTTCGGGATTCGGGATCACGACGGGCTGACCGCCCTCCATGACGGCCACGACGGAGTTGGTCGTCCCGAGGTCGATACCGATGATCTTGGGCATGGATTCCCTCCACGACCCCAGAGCTTCTTGACTCACTCTATAGAATAGGACTTAAGTATGGTGTTGTCAAGAAACGATGACAATGTCAAACTAACCCAGGGGCCTCGGAAGCCGACCGATGAAGGCCAGAAGCCGACCCGCGTCCCCCCGCCGGTGGGAGAAAAACCAGCTCCCATTGCAGTACGTGCACAACCGGAGGGGATGAATCTGGGCCCGCCGGAGGCCCCGCCGCCGGGCCTGTAGGATGTTGAGGCCTACCAGGTCCAGGAACCACCCCTGGGATCGGCGCTCGACGACGTAGGGGGCCCAATCGGGATAGGCTTGATGGACCGCCTCGAGGACATCCAGGCCGACCGCATAACAGCACCGCTGGATCGAGGGACCCAGGACGATCTCGACTTGCGACAGGTCACTCCCCTGGGCTTCCAGGGCGTCCAGGGCCGCCTCCAGGACGCCCCGGACCGTCCCCCGCCACCCGGCGTGGACGATCCCGACGGCGGGCAGGGCCCGGTCGTAAATCCATATCGGGATGCAGTCGGCGACCGTGACGCCCAGGAGGAGGGCCGTCCGGTCGGTCATCAGGCCGTCGGCCTCGGGCAGGTCCGTCCCGTGGACGGGCGACGGGTTCCACAGGACGGTCGTCCCGTGGACCTGGGCGGCGTAGGCGACCCCCCAGTCGGCGATGTCCAAGAGGTCCATCAGGAGGCCCAATCGTCGTTGAAAGTCTTCCGACTTCTTGAGGCTGAAGTCGGGGGCCTCGGGCCATTGCCACCGAGGAAGCGTCGGCTGGAGCCGCCGGGTCACCAGGCCATGCAGGACGGGACCCTGCTGGAGCCATCGGTCATAGCCCAGCAGGTACCAACCGTTGTTTAACGTCCACCACTGATAGCCCATGGTCCCAACGTCGTAACGGCGGGACGTCGCGTCCTGCCGTCATGGTGTCACGGGCCCCTCGGGCCACACCTGCCAGCCGTCCGCCCGCAGGCCCGGCCCCGGATTGATCCAGAGGAAAGTATACGACCCGGCCTCAGGATTGATTTCCGTCCAATCGTAGACTTCATAGTGGCCCGAGGGTTCGACTCGGAAGGTCTTTCGGACGCGAAGGCGACCGGTCTGGTCCAGGACCCAAAGGGGAAGGTCCAGGGCGCCACCGGCCTCGTTCCGGACCCGGAGTCGCAAGTGCCACCGGCCGGCCGGCAGGTCCATCGTCCAGACGCACAGGGCCTGACCGACGCGGGTCCACGACCGGAGGGCAACGCCCTGGGACGCCCGGGGGTCCCATACGGGGAGGCCGCCCTCCCGGGGGCACCGTTCGAATTCGATGACCGTATCGACCGAGGGGAGGGGCCGACCGGGCGGACCGGGGGCTTCGCCGGGTCGAAGTCGGACCGTTTCCACTTGGCCCGGCTCGAATCGATACTTGGAACCCCGGGGGAGTCGCCCTTCGTGGGACCACAGAGGGTCCGTATTCTCGATGACGACCGAGACGGTCCCATCCGGATGGGTTTCCGTCCTTCGGACCCACAGACCGGGTGTCGGCGGCGGAAACCGGCTCCACAGCTCGACCCGCCGGTTCCGAAGGGGGAAGAAAAGGAGGAACCGGACTCGCTCCGACTCGTCGGGCCGGGACGAAAGATAGGCCAGGTTCCCCAGGAGTTGGTCCCGGTCATCGGGAAAGTCGACCAGCACGAAGTGGGTAATCCCAAGGCGGTCTAAGACACCGGCTTCCCAGTTGAGCTTACGGGGCTCATAGATGGGGTGGGCCCGGAAGGGTGTCTCCAAGGCCAGGGTCGGGCTGAAATTACCCGTCAGGACGCTCCCGGGCGGGAGGTACTCGGCCAGAAATCGGGAAAAGTCCCGCAGGCGGGTCGAGGGTCCGTACCGCCACCAATGGACGGCCCAAGCGGCCTGGGCCAGGACCTCGGTCCCGATCAAGACGGCGACCCCGGCGATGACCCAGGGCCTTGGCTGGCCGGTTTCGGGACCGACGCGGGCAGGGGCTGCCGTCGAGGCCGTCGCTGGGTTCGAAGGCCCCGGAGGCCGGGCCCTCCGGCCTTTCCATCTCCGCCCGAGGCCGACCCCCAGGAGGGTCCCGACCGTCGCCAGGGCGGCCAGCAGGGCCAGGGTCTGGTAGGCCCCGTAGTAATTTTGGGGAAACGGTCGGGTGTCGTAATTCAAGAGCGATGGCCACCGCTCCCGAAGGATATAGAAGACGCCCGAGTTCAGGATCGTCTTGATGACCTCCCCCCACCACAGGAAGTACCAGGGTGCCCATCGCCACGAGCCGGCGGAGCCGAACGACCCGGCGACGATTCGGTAGAGGCCCGCCAGGGCCAGGAAGAACATCGCCAGGAAAGCCGGGAGCCAAAACCGGAGGTACCGGTAGTACAGGAGGCTGTAAGCCCCGAACTCGGTCACGAACCACAGCCAGGCGAGTCGCTCAAGGGGCACCGTCGGCCCGCCGCCCAGGCGGCGGATCGGGACCATCAGGACCTGAAGGGCGCCGACCAGCGTCAGGACGGGCATATACCGAAGCATGTAGGCCGCCCCGGGCTCTGTCCAGAGATGACGGAGGACGTCCAGCCAGGACCGGGGCCGCCGGAGGTCCCAGTCCCATCCGAAGAACATACGAAACACATCCCGGTGAGGCCAAAAGACGAAGAGACCCCAGGCCAGGAAGCCAAGGCCCAGGCCCCACAAGAGCCAGCGGTATCGGTTCCACACCCGTCGGAGGGACCGGCCTTCCCGTTCGACGGCCACGTCCAGGGAGGCCAGCAGGAGGGCCAGCGTAAAGGGATGGGTCAGGCTCTTGGTCATGTAGGCCAGGGCCGTCGCCAGGCCGGCCCCGAACCAGGACCGGGGCCGCTCGACGCCCCGAACCCAGAGATACACGGCCAGGGCCAGAAAAAAGAGGAGCTCGCCGGTCCGATTCCCGATGCGGGCGTAGGTCCAGTGCAGATAGTGAATCCCCAGGAGGACCATCCCGAGGTAGGCCCACAGAAAGCCAAAGGTCCGATACAGGACGGCGAACACGACCCCCAGGGTCAGGCTCGAAAAGAGGGCCGGCACGACCTGGGTCTGCCAGTAGCCGACCCCCAGGAGGCGGTAGCTCAGGTAGGTGAAGAGATGGGGCACGGGGTTCAGATACATGAGGTTCCATTCATCGAGGGTCCACCGACCCGTCAGGACCCTGTTGCGGGCGTTGACGGCGTAGTTGCCCGAATCGACGAGTTCGCCCCAGCTCCAGTCCAGGTCCTCCGGGGCGTCGTAGGCCAGAAAGGCCCAGCGGGGGACGCACAGGAGGAGCCACGTGACGACGACGAGGAGCTGTCGCCGGTAGGACGGACCAGGAGATACTACTGACATCCGACGTCGGGCTCACCCGGGGCAATTCGGATGTCCATCATTGTGGCCGGACGCCACGGCCGGATGCAAGCCATGACGACCGGGATTCGGTGTCAGGTCTTTTTTCCAGGACCTAACCCCCAATACCCAGCTTGTTTGAAAAATCGTGCCTTCCGGGCGCTGAAAAAGGCCGCCCCGACGCCA
Protein-coding regions in this window:
- the dnaK_2 gene encoding Chaperone protein DnaK, with translation MPKIIGIDLGTTNSVVAVMEGGQPVVIPNPEGGRTTPSMFAITKNGERLVGPAAKRQMLINPENTVFSIKRFMGRRYDEVLEEIKRVPYKVVRGPHDDARVEIAGKVFSPPEVSAQILRYLKEAAEAYLGEKVEKAVITVPAYFNDAQRQATKDAGAIAGLEVVRLVNEPTAAALAYGFDKKKEGTIAVFDFGGGTFDISILEIGEGVFEVKATNGDTHLGGDDIDRRLMEWIMEEFRRETGIDLSQDRMALQRIRDAAEKAKIELSSSLETEINLPFITADATGPKHIQLRLTRAKFESLVEDILQRLIPPCRQALEDAKLRPEQIDAVILVGGSTRIPRVQQIVRDFFGKEPHKGVNPDEVVAVGAAIQAAVLAGEFREILLLDVTPLSLGVETLGGVVHVLIPRNTTIPTRRSEIFTTAADNQTSVEIHVTQGERPLAKDNRTLARFILDGIPPAPRGVPQIEVTFEIDANGILHVSARDLATGREQKVTVTASSGLTKEEVERMVREAERYAEEDRRRKEEVEERNRADNLIYQTEKLLRENRERIPSDLVQRLEKAIQDCRQALQEGGVDRIRRATDELLRANNEVAVFLYQRAASTAGGYTGARPESTGGSGSGTVVDAEIVDDGRSKS
- the yfiH gene encoding Laccase domain protein YfiH, encoding MGYQWWTLNNGWYLLGYDRWLQQGPVLHGLVTRRLQPTLPRWQWPEAPDFSLKKSEDFQRRLGLLMDLLDIADWGVAYAAQVHGTTVLWNPSPVHGTDLPEADGLMTDRTALLLGVTVADCIPIWIYDRALPAVGIVHAGWRGTVRGVLEAALDALEAQGSDLSQVEIVLGPSIQRCCYAVGLDVLEAVHQAYPDWAPYVVERRSQGWFLDLVGLNILQARRRGLRRAQIHPLRLCTYCNGSWFFSHRRGDAGRLLAFIGRLPRPLG